A genomic region of Bdellovibrionales bacterium contains the following coding sequences:
- a CDS encoding HDIG domain-containing protein yields the protein MGKDKRKNEIHSRTKYIDHSRRFLEWVDKLGFEQTLVGKIIHRVDSQFKFRRLALLLSFSIFLSSLLFWDIDFPYFLQVGDVATSDIKSPIGFQIVDEIATEVKRKEAEQGVLPVFDYDPDVYENLSRNIYKSWRHMRLLVKSVEWPVSESKREDVESKFFQNKKVFEQELGYGVSDILFQWLIERRFSARLENILIEAISKWSNFRIIDESNNLLSAPDSALTVRVVDREGGGEEYTSVRGELKDLRTRKNFNLEGIPGADQLSPKDAKHLLSLSFSLLVPNLTFNRQETTARKLKARNSVLPVQLSVAKNQTVIAEGAVVQQIHVTLLGEIRNLKSDRRSDFISLVTALLFLTLILVFFSYSRRFTQKRIKVENRDFAVMALVTVVVVFLAKVFLFMTDAAFVVKYGKLIPPSVFLYAAPFAAGPMLVGLVISSGEVVWLFTAFIATAGAIMVDFNFSFLMVSLIGGVAAARGVYACKKRNDIYLAGIRTGLIQALIIAFFTLIQGIGSEALLNDLLWNVPAGLLGGLLSSMVAMMIVPLLETGFNYTTDVKLLELSNLNHPLMQEMIVKAPGTYHHSLVVGSMVEAAAKEIGANALLGKVMSYYHDIGKMPHAQYFIENQRQGNNPHDHISPYLSKTILIAHVKDGVEMGLKHKLGKPIIDGVLQHHGTTLISYFHNKALDEADRNVDQVIEDDFRYPGPKPQFREAALVMLADSIEAAARSLDEPTATRLQNLVKNIIQGKFLDGQLNECNLTLADLSVIEKSFKRILLGIYHQRIDYPQTNPYQYGSGKSSSQQQASVVKSEKKGAHTA from the coding sequence TTGGGTAAAGATAAGCGTAAAAATGAAATTCATTCTCGAACCAAGTATATTGACCACTCTCGTCGATTTTTGGAGTGGGTTGATAAATTGGGCTTTGAGCAGACTCTGGTTGGAAAGATCATCCACAGGGTGGATTCTCAGTTTAAGTTTCGGCGCTTGGCCTTGTTGCTCTCTTTCTCAATTTTTCTTTCATCCCTGCTTTTTTGGGACATTGATTTTCCCTACTTCCTGCAGGTAGGCGATGTAGCGACTTCAGATATCAAATCGCCCATCGGGTTTCAAATTGTGGATGAAATAGCCACCGAAGTAAAGAGAAAAGAGGCAGAACAAGGCGTGCTGCCAGTATTTGACTACGATCCAGACGTTTATGAAAATCTGTCGCGAAATATTTATAAATCGTGGCGGCATATGCGTTTGCTTGTGAAAAGTGTCGAATGGCCGGTCAGCGAGTCCAAACGTGAGGATGTAGAAAGTAAATTCTTTCAAAATAAGAAGGTTTTTGAACAGGAGCTGGGTTATGGAGTGTCAGATATTCTCTTTCAGTGGCTCATTGAAAGGCGATTCAGTGCACGCCTTGAAAATATTCTTATAGAGGCAATCAGTAAATGGTCGAATTTCCGCATAATAGATGAGTCCAATAATCTGCTTTCAGCGCCGGATTCAGCTCTGACCGTGAGAGTGGTTGATCGTGAAGGAGGCGGCGAAGAATATACCTCTGTCAGAGGAGAACTCAAGGATTTAAGAACTCGAAAAAATTTTAATCTTGAGGGAATTCCAGGAGCGGACCAACTGTCTCCGAAAGATGCAAAGCATTTGCTCAGCTTATCGTTTTCCCTTCTGGTTCCAAATTTGACATTTAATCGACAGGAAACAACAGCACGAAAGCTCAAGGCCCGGAATTCTGTTTTGCCTGTTCAACTCAGCGTTGCAAAAAACCAGACGGTCATTGCTGAGGGAGCTGTTGTTCAACAGATTCACGTCACTTTGTTGGGAGAGATCCGAAACTTAAAGTCTGATCGGCGCAGTGATTTTATTTCTCTGGTGACAGCCCTTTTGTTCTTGACCTTGATTCTCGTCTTTTTTTCGTACTCTCGCCGATTCACTCAAAAGAGAATCAAAGTAGAAAATAGAGATTTCGCCGTCATGGCCTTAGTGACAGTGGTGGTAGTTTTCCTTGCCAAAGTGTTTCTATTCATGACGGATGCAGCATTTGTTGTAAAGTATGGCAAATTGATTCCTCCGAGTGTTTTTCTTTACGCGGCCCCCTTTGCAGCGGGACCAATGCTCGTGGGGTTGGTGATCAGTTCGGGTGAGGTGGTGTGGCTTTTTACAGCCTTTATCGCCACGGCTGGGGCCATTATGGTGGATTTTAATTTTAGTTTCTTAATGGTTTCGCTGATTGGGGGAGTGGCGGCTGCCCGCGGTGTTTACGCTTGCAAAAAGAGAAACGACATCTATTTGGCGGGAATTCGGACAGGTTTGATTCAGGCTCTGATTATCGCGTTTTTCACGCTCATCCAGGGAATCGGGAGCGAGGCTCTTTTGAATGATCTTCTTTGGAATGTGCCGGCTGGTTTGTTGGGTGGGTTACTCTCTTCAATGGTGGCGATGATGATCGTTCCTCTCCTCGAAACGGGATTTAATTACACGACGGATGTAAAACTATTGGAGTTGAGTAATCTCAATCATCCGTTGATGCAGGAAATGATCGTCAAAGCACCAGGGACCTATCACCACTCACTTGTTGTGGGAAGCATGGTGGAAGCTGCCGCGAAGGAGATTGGTGCCAATGCTCTTTTGGGCAAAGTAATGTCTTATTATCACGATATCGGGAAGATGCCGCATGCCCAATACTTTATTGAAAATCAGAGGCAGGGAAATAATCCTCACGATCACATTTCTCCCTATCTCTCTAAGACCATTCTCATTGCCCATGTTAAAGATGGGGTTGAAATGGGACTCAAGCACAAACTTGGTAAGCCAATCATTGACGGGGTTCTTCAGCACCATGGCACAACATTGATTTCCTATTTTCACAATAAGGCTTTAGATGAAGCCGATAGAAATGTGGATCAGGTCATTGAAGATGATTTTCGTTATCCTGGTCCCAAACCGCAGTTTCGTGAAGCTGCTCTGGTGATGTTAGCTGACAGCATAGAAGCGGCAGCGCGATCATTAGATGAGCCAACGGCGACACGACTTCAGAATTTGGTCAAAAATATTATTCAGGGAAAGTTTCTCGACGGTCAGTTGAACGAATGCAATCTGACTTTGGCAGATTTATCCGTCATCGAGAAATCCTTTAAACGGATTTTGCTTGGTATCTATCATCAGCGCATTGATTATCCTCAAACGAACCCGTACCAATATGGTTCTGGGAAGTCTTCGTCTCAACAGCAAGCCTCTGTTGTCAAGTCCGAGAAGAAGGGTGCTCACACGGCATGA
- the bamA gene encoding outer membrane protein assembly factor BamA has product MTRLVVGLLMAMIVPLHAVLGQEIEGAREPAARRSSKKVTSVSKAAPIHPTILIVRKIAIKGNRKIEEDAIRARLKTLEGEPLSSEKIRQDVKELFKSGFFYDVVVDQEDRGDGAVLTYTVVEKPSIVSIEYKGNSEVDDTALSEASGLKAYQILDYTKIREAVQKMEKLYEEKGYFLARINHSLVTVKENESVNLRFDIEENEMVKVKRVSFIGNKKLRSGKLKSVMATQEGGFFSFLGGSGSFKQDAFDRDMQILNFLYFNEGFVQVKIDRPQVYVTPDKKGIYITIRVDEGDQFDIGGVDFTGDLLFSNEELMAQVGIKEGNQFVYETLQNDLRVLQAKYGDLGYAFANIIPRTSIREKDKRVDVTFEIDKGNKVYIGRINVLGNTKTRDKVVRREFQINEGELYNETRKRESIANVKRLGYFEDVTFNSRTPKGNNDRMDIDIVVKERNTGTIQVGAGYSTYAGFVFNGQVSQTNLLGKGQKLSVSLDLSKKQSQFNINFTEPYFRDTEWSVGFDAYQSRRILSEYQETKNGGAVRIGHPLAPYLKGFLRYKIDDTDIELSSEGDPTIFPVETVNGVTSSVTVTLEYDKRDDRFAPKDGLFSSLNLEYAGIGGDLSYTKVSEPSGITRGCFGT; this is encoded by the coding sequence TTGACGAGACTCGTAGTTGGCTTATTGATGGCAATGATTGTTCCCTTGCATGCGGTCTTGGGACAGGAGATCGAGGGAGCGCGGGAGCCTGCTGCTCGTCGCTCTTCAAAAAAGGTAACTTCTGTCAGTAAGGCCGCTCCCATTCATCCCACCATTTTAATTGTTCGAAAAATTGCTATCAAAGGGAATAGAAAGATCGAAGAGGATGCCATTCGAGCCCGTCTGAAAACACTTGAAGGTGAACCTTTGAGTTCCGAGAAGATTCGACAGGACGTGAAGGAACTCTTTAAATCCGGCTTTTTTTACGATGTTGTTGTTGACCAGGAAGACAGAGGGGATGGAGCTGTTTTGACCTATACCGTGGTCGAAAAGCCTTCGATTGTTTCGATTGAATACAAGGGTAATTCCGAAGTGGATGACACAGCTTTGTCTGAAGCTTCGGGTTTGAAAGCCTATCAGATACTCGATTACACTAAGATTCGAGAAGCCGTTCAGAAAATGGAAAAACTTTACGAAGAAAAAGGGTATTTTTTAGCCCGCATCAATCACAGCCTAGTGACTGTAAAGGAAAATGAGAGCGTTAATCTGCGATTCGATATCGAAGAAAATGAAATGGTAAAAGTGAAGCGTGTGAGCTTCATTGGGAACAAAAAGCTGAGGAGCGGCAAGTTAAAATCAGTGATGGCCACTCAGGAAGGTGGTTTTTTTAGTTTTTTGGGGGGGTCCGGATCTTTTAAGCAAGACGCCTTTGATCGGGACATGCAGATCTTGAATTTTCTTTACTTTAATGAGGGATTTGTTCAGGTGAAAATAGATCGCCCTCAGGTTTATGTAACCCCAGACAAAAAGGGCATCTACATCACAATTCGGGTTGATGAAGGTGACCAATTTGACATTGGTGGGGTTGATTTCACGGGAGATCTCTTATTTTCCAACGAAGAATTGATGGCCCAAGTGGGCATTAAGGAGGGCAACCAGTTCGTCTATGAGACTCTGCAAAATGACTTACGCGTCTTGCAGGCAAAGTACGGTGATCTGGGTTACGCTTTCGCCAATATTATTCCTCGGACCTCAATTCGAGAAAAAGACAAGAGGGTGGATGTTACCTTTGAAATAGACAAGGGCAATAAAGTTTATATTGGACGAATCAATGTATTGGGGAATACAAAAACGCGGGACAAGGTTGTTCGGCGCGAATTTCAGATAAACGAAGGAGAGCTTTACAATGAGACTCGCAAGCGAGAGTCCATAGCCAACGTCAAGCGTCTCGGCTATTTTGAAGACGTCACTTTCAATAGTAGAACTCCAAAAGGAAACAATGATCGAATGGATATCGACATTGTCGTCAAGGAGAGAAACACAGGAACAATACAAGTTGGAGCAGGGTACAGTACCTACGCGGGCTTTGTATTTAATGGCCAGGTCAGCCAGACAAATTTGCTGGGCAAAGGGCAGAAATTAAGCGTTTCCCTTGATCTCAGTAAGAAACAGTCTCAGTTTAACATCAACTTTACCGAACCCTACTTTAGGGATACCGAGTGGTCGGTGGGATTTGACGCTTATCAGAGTCGACGTATTTTGAGTGAGTATCAAGAAACTAAGAATGGAGGAGCGGTTCGAATTGGGCATCCTCTCGCTCCGTATCTCAAAGGCTTTTTGCGTTATAAAATTGACGACACGGATATTGAACTGAGCAGTGAAGGCGATCCGACCATTTTTCCTGTTGAAACAGTTAACGGTGTCACCAGTTCTGTGACTGTGACACTCGAATATGACAAGCGAGATGATCGATTTGCACCGAAAGACGGTCTCTTTTCAAGCTTAAACCTTGAATATGCGGGGATCGGTGGGGATCTTTCTTACACAAAGGTTTCGGAACCTTCAGGTATTACAAGAGGCTGTTTTGGGACTTGA
- a CDS encoding ABC transporter ATP-binding protein translates to MLSARGIQKFYPMGSGRLDILKGIDLNVNKGDAVCIVGASGAGKSTLLHIMGTLDKPSMGTVLYRGKDLFRQSDEDLAKFRNSKLGFVFQFHHLMGEFTAIENVMMPARIGGGSKRMARERAEELMATLGMMDRKDHFPSELSGGEQQRVAIARALLNEPEILLADEPTGNLDTKNSHRIQELFFELKQRLELTLVVVTHDQEFASQFPRVHRMKDGLWVKDATALFT, encoded by the coding sequence ATGCTCTCAGCGCGTGGTATTCAAAAATTTTATCCTATGGGATCTGGGCGTTTGGATATTCTCAAGGGAATTGATTTGAATGTGAACAAGGGGGACGCAGTATGCATCGTGGGTGCGAGTGGAGCTGGAAAGAGCACTTTGCTACATATCATGGGAACACTCGACAAGCCTTCCATGGGTACTGTTCTCTATCGAGGTAAGGATCTGTTTCGTCAATCAGACGAAGACTTGGCCAAATTTCGAAATTCAAAGCTTGGATTCGTGTTTCAATTTCACCACTTGATGGGAGAGTTTACTGCCATTGAAAACGTGATGATGCCTGCCCGCATTGGCGGAGGCTCAAAGCGAATGGCACGAGAGCGGGCGGAAGAACTCATGGCCACGTTGGGAATGATGGACAGGAAAGACCACTTTCCTTCCGAATTGAGCGGGGGAGAGCAGCAACGAGTGGCTATAGCGAGAGCTCTTCTGAACGAGCCAGAGATTCTGCTCGCCGATGAGCCAACAGGGAATCTTGACACCAAGAACAGTCACCGCATCCAGGAATTATTTTTTGAACTCAAGCAGAGGTTGGAGCTGACTTTAGTGGTCGTCACGCATGACCAGGAGTTTGCCTCTCAGTTTCCTCGGGTGCATCGGATGAAAGATGGGCTCTGGGTGAAGGACGCCACGGCTCTCTTTACATAA
- a CDS encoding ABC transporter permease, whose protein sequence is MYQLWLVWKFFRSGQKFLNLTTILSIFGLVIGVASMVVAMAVVSGFETTLKNSVIDSVGHVLVMKRGSPINDRKEFLDQIHNTSSHIKAETPFVYLEAVIAHQKKVAGVVVQGIDPATYENVLRLKNRIVGGEFAFGVNAEGVDGALVGRGLAESFHLSVGDVFRVVIPLSGEFDNSSIHPRLKKFFVRGILDLGRHDWNQRFVLTQLSAAQDFAQIGDQIMGYRLKLDDDDKAKEVAFALSQTLGHSYWTRDWEDVNRNLFEAVKLEKLVIFFVLLIMVIAACFNISSTLFVSVMRRFGDISILKTLGATQKFLVKLFTIQGLLIGGIGALMGLLLGAALSFGFLYAEKRWGLLPGEVYKLERVDIEFRLTDLSAIFGVSMLICYLATLAPARRGAKLPPVEGLRYD, encoded by the coding sequence GTGTATCAGCTTTGGCTAGTTTGGAAATTTTTTCGGTCTGGTCAAAAGTTTTTAAACCTCACCACTATCTTAAGTATTTTTGGCCTTGTGATTGGGGTGGCCTCAATGGTCGTCGCAATGGCCGTAGTCAGCGGATTTGAGACAACATTAAAAAATTCAGTGATTGATTCTGTGGGGCACGTTCTGGTCATGAAGAGAGGCTCGCCCATTAACGACAGGAAGGAGTTTCTTGATCAGATACACAATACATCATCCCATATAAAGGCCGAAACTCCTTTTGTATATCTTGAGGCAGTCATTGCTCACCAAAAAAAAGTGGCCGGAGTTGTCGTCCAGGGTATTGATCCCGCTACTTACGAGAATGTACTTCGATTGAAAAATAGAATAGTTGGAGGGGAGTTTGCCTTTGGGGTCAACGCCGAAGGTGTTGATGGTGCACTTGTGGGTCGAGGCTTGGCAGAGTCTTTTCATCTTTCTGTTGGTGATGTTTTTCGGGTGGTCATTCCTCTGTCGGGAGAATTTGACAATTCATCAATTCACCCTCGGCTCAAAAAATTTTTTGTGAGAGGCATCTTGGACCTAGGTCGTCACGATTGGAATCAACGATTTGTATTGACCCAACTGTCGGCTGCTCAGGATTTTGCACAGATTGGTGATCAGATTATGGGATACAGACTGAAGCTTGACGATGATGACAAGGCAAAGGAAGTTGCCTTTGCCCTCAGTCAAACTTTGGGTCACTCCTATTGGACTCGCGACTGGGAGGATGTCAATCGCAATTTGTTTGAGGCCGTAAAACTTGAAAAGCTTGTTATATTTTTTGTTTTGTTGATCATGGTTATCGCGGCCTGTTTCAATATTTCCAGCACCCTTTTTGTCAGTGTCATGCGGCGATTTGGAGATATTTCGATTTTGAAGACTTTAGGTGCAACGCAGAAGTTTTTAGTGAAATTATTCACGATTCAAGGTCTCCTCATCGGTGGGATTGGCGCCCTCATGGGGCTTCTTCTCGGAGCCGCTTTGAGTTTTGGTTTTCTCTACGCAGAAAAACGCTGGGGGCTTCTTCCTGGTGAAGTTTATAAATTAGAAAGAGTCGACATTGAATTCAGATTGACGGATCTCTCTGCTATTTTTGGTGTCTCCATGTTGATCTGTTACCTTGCGACATTGGCCCCAGCCAGGCGTGGGGCAAAATTACCTCCTGTGGAAGGACTTCGTTATGATTGA
- the ybeY gene encoding rRNA maturation RNase YbeY: protein MNCLIINRTPGRVPRAFTDLCVSYFLRTLAKRKIKGTGKVSQVVIVFLSVSEARQLNRKYRKKDYATDVLSFAGTDDDSLGELVISLDVVRRQAREHHLGIKEELSYLILHGLLHLLGFEHEKSERDAQRMFKIQDEIWEKFCQRHR, encoded by the coding sequence ATGAACTGCCTCATAATTAATCGCACTCCGGGCCGAGTACCGAGAGCCTTTACAGATTTGTGTGTGAGTTATTTCCTGAGGACTCTCGCCAAAAGAAAAATAAAGGGCACAGGAAAGGTATCTCAGGTAGTGATTGTGTTTCTCTCTGTCTCGGAAGCCCGGCAATTGAATCGTAAGTATCGAAAGAAAGACTACGCGACGGACGTTCTTAGCTTCGCTGGTACTGATGACGACAGTTTGGGGGAGCTGGTAATTTCTCTTGATGTCGTTCGTCGTCAGGCAAGGGAGCATCATTTAGGAATCAAGGAGGAGTTGTCCTATCTTATTTTGCATGGTCTTTTGCATCTGTTAGGTTTTGAGCATGAGAAATCTGAACGCGATGCCCAGCGCATGTTTAAAATTCAGGATGAAATTTGGGAAAAATTTTGTCAGAGGCATCGATGA